Proteins found in one Elusimicrobiaceae bacterium genomic segment:
- a CDS encoding DUF2924 domain-containing protein, producing MRRKCYLPKSYEELKGLSPKELRFYWNAFYASPLRGVKAKLRPLWYAIQCELGRCKLQGKYITRLDRYASNPDKYIEHAHKKRYALAVGTILTKTYKGRMYQVTVKGENAYEWEGKIYPNLTALAEKIVRAHVSGPKFFGLTGKKYAQN from the coding sequence ATGAGAAGAAAGTGCTATTTGCCCAAAAGTTATGAAGAACTAAAAGGACTATCCCCCAAAGAGCTGCGGTTTTATTGGAACGCTTTTTATGCCAGCCCTTTGAGAGGTGTTAAGGCCAAGTTGCGCCCTTTGTGGTATGCCATTCAATGTGAATTAGGGCGTTGTAAATTGCAAGGAAAATACATCACGCGGCTTGACCGGTATGCGAGCAATCCCGACAAGTATATTGAGCATGCGCATAAAAAGCGTTATGCACTCGCTGTTGGCACGATACTGACTAAAACCTATAAAGGTCGGATGTATCAAGTGACCGTAAAAGGGGAAAACGCTTATGAATGGGAAGGAAAAATATATCCCAATTTAACAGCGCTGGCGGAGAAAATCGTGCGGGCCCACGTCAGCGGCCCTAAATTTTTCGGATTAACAGGGAAAAAATATGCCCAAAATTAA
- a CDS encoding ParB N-terminal domain-containing protein: METIKINKLKPHPQNARTHSKKQIRQIAQSIEIFGFTNPVLIDGKNNILAGHGRVEAAKLAKLAEVPCVRITHLTPAQKRAYILADNRLAELSGWDEDLLQVELEEINHLDCDFDLTLTGFETPEIDNLLQPDTAPASEKTDFLSADIPLRVQPGDLWQLGPHKLFCGDATKAQSYAQLLGKEKANLIVTDAPYNVKISGHVRSSKKYREFAMASGEMSQSEFTEFLYGVFMLLVQYSVPGSLHYAFMDWRHIGEMLQAGRVYSELKNICVWNKLSGGMGSLYRSQHELVFVFKNGTSPHTNNIELGVHGRYRTNVWDYPGIYLNGKANRANIHLHPTVKPVGLLADILLDASRRKEIVLDPFGGSGSTLLAAERTGRRARLMEIDPHYCDVILYRYEQLGNKEIKLLQRGETDENTQKTNSK, from the coding sequence ATGGAAACCATAAAAATCAACAAACTAAAACCACATCCCCAAAATGCGCGCACACACAGCAAAAAACAGATTCGCCAAATTGCCCAAAGTATTGAGATATTTGGTTTTACAAATCCCGTTCTTATAGACGGGAAAAATAATATACTGGCCGGGCATGGGCGCGTAGAGGCAGCAAAATTAGCCAAACTTGCCGAAGTTCCTTGCGTACGGATTACACACCTGACGCCCGCCCAAAAGAGAGCCTATATTTTGGCTGATAACCGTCTTGCGGAACTGTCCGGCTGGGACGAAGACTTGCTTCAGGTGGAGCTGGAAGAAATCAATCATTTGGATTGTGATTTTGATTTGACCCTGACAGGGTTTGAAACGCCGGAGATAGATAATCTTCTGCAGCCGGATACCGCACCCGCTTCGGAGAAGACCGATTTCCTGTCAGCTGATATTCCGCTCCGCGTTCAACCCGGTGATTTGTGGCAACTGGGCCCTCATAAACTGTTTTGCGGGGATGCTACTAAAGCACAATCATACGCACAGTTGCTTGGAAAGGAAAAGGCTAACCTGATTGTAACGGACGCACCGTACAACGTCAAAATTTCGGGTCACGTTCGCAGTAGCAAAAAATACCGTGAGTTCGCTATGGCCTCAGGCGAAATGAGCCAAAGCGAATTTACAGAGTTCCTATATGGGGTGTTTATGCTGTTGGTCCAATACAGTGTGCCCGGAAGTTTGCACTATGCGTTTATGGATTGGCGGCATATAGGAGAGATGTTACAAGCCGGGCGGGTATATAGCGAACTAAAAAATATCTGCGTGTGGAATAAATTAAGTGGCGGAATGGGTAGTTTATACCGCAGCCAGCATGAACTTGTTTTCGTGTTCAAAAATGGAACAAGTCCACATACCAATAACATTGAACTGGGGGTACACGGGCGCTATCGCACGAATGTGTGGGACTATCCCGGCATCTATCTAAACGGTAAAGCCAACCGCGCCAATATCCACTTACATCCCACGGTAAAGCCCGTTGGGTTGCTGGCAGATATTTTATTGGATGCGAGCCGCCGCAAGGAGATTGTGCTGGACCCGTTCGGCGGGAGCGGCAGTACATTACTGGCCGCAGAGCGTACGGGGCGTCGTGCCCGATTAATGGAAATTGACCCGCATTATTGCGATGTGATTTTATACCGGTATGAACAACTGGGAAATAAGGAAATAAAACTTTTACAGAGAGGAGAAACAGATGAAAATACGCAGAAAACAAATTCAAAATAA
- a CDS encoding WYL domain-containing protein, producing the protein MRSKNIKKLNRLLYLLNRLDGTGVRVQKEARELEVTERTIQRDLRDIELGGFPIYKAAPGVYKFIEGFSLKKIDLTDKEASLLLMMQELIAPFGKRFQEPFERLRQKVLRVPDESPFYIKMPKGRQYQETKITRVLEKGILEHTEVRMSLAADITRKLTYELKPLKIMNYDGFWYLLGINAYKQVRKFRLDRILDAINTDKPFKVAKNIQKMLAESHNIWFGEKRDKTVSFIVPAQFAAYFKQKDYFPMQKIRKTQKNGDIVVETRVSNYREIIPTVLSWLEHITLISPADFKQLIRQILRQADKRMK; encoded by the coding sequence ATGCGCTCAAAAAATATTAAAAAATTAAATCGGTTATTGTACTTGCTCAATCGATTGGATGGAACGGGTGTGCGCGTGCAAAAAGAGGCACGAGAATTGGAAGTCACGGAACGTACTATCCAGCGAGATTTGCGGGATATTGAGCTTGGGGGATTTCCTATCTATAAAGCAGCGCCGGGAGTGTATAAGTTTATTGAGGGGTTTTCGCTTAAGAAAATAGATTTAACCGATAAAGAAGCCTCTTTGCTACTTATGATGCAAGAATTAATTGCGCCGTTCGGAAAGCGGTTTCAGGAGCCGTTTGAGCGGTTGCGTCAAAAAGTGTTACGCGTACCGGACGAATCTCCATTTTATATCAAAATGCCGAAGGGACGCCAATACCAAGAGACAAAAATCACGCGCGTGCTGGAAAAAGGGATTTTGGAGCACACGGAAGTGCGTATGTCGCTGGCGGCCGATATCACGCGTAAACTAACTTACGAGTTAAAACCGCTTAAAATTATGAATTATGACGGTTTTTGGTATCTTTTGGGTATCAATGCCTATAAGCAGGTGCGAAAATTCCGGCTTGATCGTATTTTGGATGCTATCAATACCGATAAACCGTTTAAAGTAGCCAAGAATATCCAAAAAATGCTGGCTGAAAGCCACAACATTTGGTTCGGTGAGAAACGGGATAAAACTGTGTCGTTCATCGTGCCGGCCCAATTTGCGGCGTATTTTAAGCAGAAAGATTATTTCCCTATGCAGAAAATCCGCAAAACGCAAAAAAACGGAGATATCGTAGTTGAAACACGTGTGAGCAACTACCGTGAAATTATCCCTACGGTGCTAAGTTGGCTTGAACATATTACGCTAATTAGTCCGGCTGATTTTAAACAACTCATCCGGCAAATTCTGCGTCAAGCCGATAAACGGATGAAATAA
- the terL gene encoding phage terminase large subunit: MPNELSNKNERQLLRAVLRSDFKSFCIKVFNEVSGSSVYQDNWHVDVICQSIENIRCGNETRLIINVPPRYMKSIICSVALPAFLLGHNPKERILCVSYSDELAAKMASDQRKIMEREWYQELFPFTRLLRRGVMDLETTAGGGRFSTSVGGTITGRGGNWIIIDDPIKPADAYSDVVRNKVNDWYGNTLLSRLDDKKNGKILAIMQRTHINDLTGHLLETDSSFRLIKMPAIAIKDETWSIGTPYGEQHIIERPIGEALHHTRESVEDLQRIKSTAGSYTFASQYQQTPELLGGNIIRREWLHTYKVDELHKQVRTGKLKLSLCQSWDTASKAEEDNDYSVCITYAHDYRKTIWIIDVFRAKLEFPDLVETATYMARECQQKYRSLNPYIPDILIEDMNSGIGLAQTLANSFGSNVKPIKPTQDKATRLKTVSYLLETGKCLFPDNNPTWWPDFERELLQFPNGRHDDQCDALSQLLTYEQQERKDLSWLEYV, translated from the coding sequence ATGCCAAACGAATTGTCAAATAAGAATGAACGGCAACTTTTAAGAGCCGTATTAAGAAGTGATTTTAAGTCATTTTGCATTAAAGTATTTAATGAAGTGTCGGGTAGTTCTGTATATCAGGACAACTGGCATGTGGATGTAATATGCCAGTCCATTGAAAATATACGTTGTGGAAACGAAACACGTCTGATTATCAATGTACCGCCGCGCTACATGAAATCCATCATTTGTTCGGTGGCGTTGCCGGCTTTTTTACTTGGGCATAATCCCAAAGAGCGGATTTTGTGCGTTAGTTATAGTGATGAACTTGCCGCCAAAATGGCTTCCGACCAACGTAAGATAATGGAAAGGGAATGGTATCAGGAGCTTTTTCCGTTTACGCGTTTGTTGCGCCGCGGAGTGATGGATTTAGAGACGACTGCCGGAGGCGGGCGGTTTTCTACATCCGTAGGCGGTACGATTACGGGGCGCGGGGGAAATTGGATAATTATTGATGACCCGATTAAACCTGCGGATGCTTATTCTGATGTCGTACGCAATAAAGTTAATGATTGGTATGGTAATACATTACTTTCCCGTTTAGATGATAAGAAAAATGGGAAGATACTGGCTATTATGCAGCGTACACACATAAACGATTTGACGGGGCATTTGTTGGAAACAGATTCTTCATTTCGCTTAATCAAAATGCCTGCTATTGCCATAAAAGATGAAACGTGGTCTATTGGCACTCCGTATGGAGAGCAGCATATTATTGAACGGCCGATTGGAGAAGCGTTACACCATACCCGGGAGAGCGTAGAAGATTTACAGCGTATTAAATCTACCGCAGGAAGTTATACGTTTGCAAGTCAATATCAGCAGACGCCGGAGTTGCTTGGTGGAAATATCATCCGGCGGGAGTGGTTACATACTTACAAGGTGGATGAATTGCACAAACAAGTACGAACGGGAAAATTAAAATTGTCCTTGTGCCAAAGTTGGGATACGGCCAGTAAAGCAGAAGAAGACAATGATTATTCTGTTTGTATCACATATGCCCATGATTATCGTAAGACCATATGGATTATAGATGTTTTCCGGGCAAAATTGGAATTTCCGGATTTGGTAGAAACGGCCACATATATGGCCCGGGAGTGCCAGCAGAAATACCGTTCTTTAAATCCTTATATTCCGGATATTTTAATCGAGGATATGAATAGTGGCATAGGTTTGGCGCAGACACTTGCGAACTCTTTTGGAAGCAACGTCAAGCCTATTAAACCTACGCAAGATAAAGCTACGCGGTTGAAAACAGTATCTTATTTATTAGAAACGGGGAAATGTCTGTTCCCGGATAATAATCCCACGTGGTGGCCGGATTTTGAGCGGGAGCTACTACAATTTCCAAACGGTCGGCACGATGACCAATGTGATGCCCTTTCCCAACTGCTTACTTATGAGCAACAAGAACGCAAAGATCTTTCGTGGCTTGAATATGTGTAA
- a CDS encoding DUF4424 family protein: MLKNFLCACTFIITSLSIYANDTSGTILPTGGVVFEKQDGIKMKVEALYIRPYQIEVNYLFENTTGKDITTQMFFPLPEMPAVEEYLGDESHDYKFKLWVNGKQKQYQTHWTVTQNDKDITKEVSILFYRPEEVITDQQLAKRIQTLQEETRQKLQDKKIIEWGWTLDRDKGEIQNWKIPDDTNWKKQISYSWQQTFPAHKTISVRHTYTPTAIYNNVGFPFSECINRESELYKSFAYIPENENTYSTDHLQARNYLEYILTTANNWQGPIESFNLIVQSPFKSVGCFDGEAFYGEEYYAVNRQDYTPEWDLSAEFLVNGVLSFNRTQKNIPVLYRIDGPANLRDKPNGKVIAQLADKTYVWVWPDNKKGKWYPVRQNDLSGYTYKQNLIKVF, from the coding sequence ATGCTAAAAAATTTTCTGTGTGCCTGCACTTTTATAATTACTAGTTTATCTATTTACGCCAATGACACATCTGGAACAATACTTCCCACCGGCGGGGTCGTGTTTGAAAAACAGGACGGGATAAAAATGAAAGTAGAAGCACTTTATATCCGTCCGTATCAAATAGAAGTGAATTATCTTTTTGAAAATACTACAGGTAAAGATATTACCACGCAAATGTTTTTTCCACTACCGGAAATGCCTGCCGTCGAAGAATATTTAGGAGATGAGTCTCACGATTACAAATTTAAATTATGGGTTAATGGCAAACAAAAACAGTATCAAACACATTGGACCGTTACACAAAACGATAAAGACATTACCAAAGAGGTATCTATATTATTTTACCGTCCCGAAGAAGTTATTACGGATCAACAATTAGCCAAACGCATCCAAACCTTACAGGAAGAAACCCGTCAAAAATTACAGGATAAAAAAATTATTGAGTGGGGTTGGACATTGGATAGAGATAAAGGCGAAATACAAAATTGGAAAATACCGGACGATACAAATTGGAAAAAACAAATTTCCTATTCGTGGCAGCAAACTTTCCCCGCTCATAAAACAATATCTGTACGACATACCTATACTCCTACTGCCATTTATAATAATGTGGGCTTTCCATTTTCCGAATGTATTAACAGGGAGAGTGAGCTGTATAAATCATTTGCCTATATACCGGAAAATGAAAACACGTACTCCACAGATCATCTGCAGGCTCGTAATTACTTAGAATATATTCTTACAACCGCTAATAATTGGCAAGGGCCGATTGAAAGTTTTAATTTAATCGTGCAAAGTCCGTTCAAATCGGTCGGCTGTTTTGACGGAGAGGCATTTTACGGTGAGGAATATTATGCCGTTAATCGGCAAGACTATACCCCAGAGTGGGATTTATCTGCGGAATTTCTGGTAAATGGAGTATTATCCTTTAACCGTACACAAAAAAATATTCCTGTACTTTACCGTATAGATGGGCCGGCCAATTTGCGCGATAAACCAAACGGAAAAGTTATCGCACAACTGGCAGACAAGACTTATGTATGGGTTTGGCCCGACAATAAAAAGGGCAAGTGGTATCCCGTGCGTCAAAATGATTTATCCGGCTATACCTACAAGCAAAATCTGATAAAAGTGTTTTAA
- a CDS encoding SIR2 family protein, producing MAVENKFDLIPAIPSELLSQFLNDNVIVFVGNGISRLAGVPSWRELALRYLENWFEKGNLSYDAYNKLKDESDPLTLLTICAGKLGKDELKNELYARLTQFIKQDSEEEKKILRIYRYIRDFHAGYITTNYDDYLEMSTPTSEIEDLQGIEFLQPYKINLQKTLNRLGLNDKMEKARDSIVYLHGKASKLGVVEKDAVRNDIILTLEDYLEHYKDDDGLGKTFLSNVFANHVFLFIGFGLKEFEIIQHIRRPDNSHSHYILLGVSDYEYDISDQYRNYYSILNITPVFYSTSQKGYAQLEDVLREWSLNIRTARMERLKNLQNAEQKAKNLENIRRLGNGTFR from the coding sequence ATGGCAGTAGAGAATAAATTTGACTTGATTCCTGCAATTCCTAGTGAGTTATTATCTCAATTTCTAAATGATAATGTAATAGTTTTCGTGGGAAATGGCATTTCTCGATTAGCGGGAGTTCCATCTTGGCGTGAACTTGCTTTAAGGTACTTGGAAAATTGGTTCGAAAAAGGGAATCTGTCTTATGATGCATACAATAAATTAAAGGATGAGTCAGATCCTTTAACGCTTCTCACTATTTGTGCTGGGAAACTGGGAAAAGATGAGTTGAAGAATGAGCTTTATGCGAGATTAACTCAGTTTATTAAACAAGATTCTGAAGAAGAGAAAAAGATATTGCGTATTTATAGATACATAAGGGATTTTCATGCAGGATATATTACCACAAACTATGATGATTATTTAGAGATGAGTACTCCTACAAGTGAAATCGAAGATTTGCAAGGAATAGAGTTTTTGCAACCATATAAAATAAATTTACAGAAAACATTAAATCGTTTGGGACTGAATGATAAAATGGAAAAAGCCCGAGATAGTATAGTATATTTGCATGGCAAAGCGTCTAAACTTGGGGTTGTTGAGAAAGATGCCGTGCGCAATGACATTATTTTGACACTCGAAGATTATTTAGAACATTACAAGGATGATGATGGGTTAGGAAAAACTTTTTTAAGTAATGTGTTTGCCAATCATGTTTTTCTATTTATAGGTTTTGGCCTCAAGGAATTTGAGATTATTCAGCATATTAGGCGCCCTGATAATAGTCACAGCCATTATATACTATTGGGGGTATCAGATTATGAATATGACATATCCGATCAATATAGGAATTATTACAGTATCCTAAATATTACTCCAGTTTTCTACAGCACATCTCAAAAAGGCTATGCGCAATTAGAAGACGTTTTGAGAGAATGGTCTTTAAATATTAGGACTGCTAGAATGGAAAGATTGAAAAACTTACAAAATGCTGAACAAAAGGCAAAAAATTTGGAAAATATCCGGAGATTGGGTAATGGAACCTTTAGATAA
- a CDS encoding DUF2924 domain-containing protein codes for MKKNTKKSVAKNTPAKPAVLRVVSPIVQTETTVENIPVRARDNRLPAPGSIITKTYRGKTIEVKVLENGFEYEGNVFKSISRVAMTIVKRHISGYVFFGLTK; via the coding sequence ATGAAGAAAAATACCAAAAAATCAGTAGCAAAAAATACGCCTGCAAAACCTGCTGTTTTGCGGGTGGTTAGTCCCATTGTGCAAACAGAAACCACGGTTGAAAACATACCTGTCCGGGCACGAGATAACCGTCTACCAGCGCCGGGAAGCATCATCACTAAAACCTACCGCGGTAAAACCATAGAAGTAAAAGTATTAGAGAATGGCTTTGAATACGAAGGTAATGTATTCAAAAGTATTTCGCGCGTGGCGATGACGATTGTAAAACGTCACATCAGCGGTTATGTATTCTTTGGGCTTACTAAATGA